One window from the genome of Eucalyptus grandis isolate ANBG69807.140 chromosome 7, ASM1654582v1, whole genome shotgun sequence encodes:
- the LOC104452599 gene encoding disease resistance protein RUN1 isoform X1, with the protein MDVCTNLSWSPSTKWPNVNRYEVFLSFRGEDVRRNFIQCLYETLTASGIYAFIDHDGIEIGEEIMPKIFEVIKHSEICIPIFSKDFASSKSCLNEVEKMVECERTIMPIFYDASPTVVGDQQESYQQSFCNHAAKGVSPATLNNWKEALRSVSRKRGWELEKFQHGDHQLVKEVVSTVRRLLRKDELDVTDHLVGMDHHVQEMMTKLGVHYENGQVVEGQTLMGRRVVEISGLPGIGKSTLVKIVYNKIHHLFEGWSFLNDIHGKVEEKRLASVQEDLISDLQKKRCTLRSSADGTAFIKYKFRNLRVLIVLDDVSDFEQIDSLARDPSWFGPGSRIIIVSLRSNLFNEYSQVPVENYEFQESARLSVLGPGSSVVNICDGILVEKYELKQMNDGLAFQLFCKYAFRGKPVPQEFSSLARDISLATGGLPSVIQVVGSSLYGKPIKFWEEALDRLKREPFNKEVKRILKRRYEALEDNAQQIFLDTACFFMGKDKTIPYYMWEACKYDPCRGVDELHNMSLVKTRENNELWMNNQLKVFGREIVKEENPRKPFKRSRLWNQEDIERVLNKRKVDAVEALSATFDNCRSFPEHGFFPNFSNLRYLRMNHVIIKGNKQSAKKSKEDLFLPRLKWLEWQWCHNISSLLALDLSGLVVLDLSWSTSRTWRCWRQIMKKAKNLKVLILKDCCWLAESPISHAPLKLERLNLERCSTLAGVGRSIGKLRNLVSLNIKFCSFVQELPEDIGSLEALKELYIDGTSIKAIDFPVGSYGKLEIMSACNCKSLSLSNSIGNMKSLSYLALDDTELSELPCSIGLLKNLQTLSLRNCRGLWKLPDSIGSLEELQVMDLSDAVIDELPSSVKYLRNLKVLKMPRTFIREFPRGIKNLESLEEIDFSGCKSLTGECNVTGLASLNVLLLVHTDISQLIVTICGYSNLQKLRLDDGVLILKIETTKGARHQFNGCETATQFQADGHHISMLTVSQTLKQGGSQTEARKLLVDEVWL; encoded by the exons AGATATGcatacccatcttctccaaAGATTTCGCTTCCAGTAAGAGTTGTCTAAACGAGGTGGAGAAAATGGTGGAGTGTGAAAGGACAATCATGCCCATTTTCTACGACGCCAGCCCTACCGTCGTCGGCGATCAGCAGGAGAGTTACCAGCAGTCCTTCTGCAACCATGCGGCTAAGGGGGTATCGCCAGCGACTTTAAACAACTGGAAGGAGGCTCTGCGGAGTGTTTCAAGAAAACGAGGAtgggaattggagaaattccaaCACGG GGATCATCAACTTGTAAAGGAGGTTGTTTCCACGGTCCGTCGGCTGTTGAGGAAGGATGAGTTAGATGTGACAGATCATCTGGTGGGGATGGATCACCATGTGCAAgagatgatgacaaaacttggTGTTCACTATGAAAATGGGCAAGTGGTTGAAGGGCAAACACTGATGGGAAGACGTGTGGTTGAGATATCGGGCCTTCCAGGAATTGGTAAGTCGACTCTTGTCAAGATTGTCTACAacaaaatccatcatctctTTGAAGGTTGGAGCTTCCTCAATGATATCCATGGAAAGGTTGAGGAAAAGAGACTTGCATCTGTCCAAGAAGATTTAATTAGTGaccttcaaaagaaaagatgtacacTCAGATCTTCTGCTGACGGTACTGCATTTATCAAGTACAAATTTAGAAATTTGAGGGTTCTCATTGTCCTTGACGATGTTAGTGATTTTGAACAAATTGATTCATTAGCTAGAGATCCAAGTTGGTTCGGTCCAGGAAGTAGGATTATTATTGTCTCTTTGAGAAGCAATCTTTTTAACGAGTATAGTCAGGTGCCGGTTGAAAACTACGAGTTTCAAGAAAGTGCCCGCCTAAGTGTGCTTGGTCCTGGAAGCAGTGTTGTCAACATTTGTGATGGCATCCTCGTAGAAAAATACGAGCTAAAGCAAATGAATGATGGGCTTGCTTTTCAACTGTTCTGTAAGTATGCTTTTAGAGGAAAACCTGTTCCACAGGAGTTCTCCTCTTTGGCACGGGACATTAGTTTGGCTACTGGAGGGCTTCCTTCTGTTATTCAGGTTGTGGGTTCATCTTTATATGGAAAGCCCATAAAGTTTTGGGAGGAGGCATTGGATAGATTGAAGCGTGAACCTTTCAATAAGGAAGTCAAACGAATTCTGAAGAGGAGATATGAGGCTTTAGAGGACAATGCCCAACAGATATTTCTGGATACAGCATGTTTTTTTATGGGAAAGGACAAGACAATACCGTATTACATGTGGGAAGCTTGTAAATATGATCCTTGTAGAGGAGTTGACGAGCTTCATAACATGTCTTTGGTAAAAACCAGAGAAAATAATGAATTGTGGATGAATAATCAGCTAAAAGTCTTTGGAAGGGAGATTGTTAAGGAGGAAAATCCACGGAAACCTTTCAAGCGTAGCAGGCTATGGAATCAGGAGGATATTGAACGAGTATTGAATAAAAGGAAG GTTGATGCAGTTGAAGCCCTTAGTGCCACATTCGACAACTGTCGTTCATTTCCTGAACATGgattttttcctaatttctcGAATCTTAGGTATCTAAGAATGAACCACGTTATTATTAAAGGAAATAAGCAGAGTGCAAAGAAATCCAAAGAGGATCTTTTCCTTCCACGATTGAAGTGGCTTGAATGGCAATGGTGCCACAATATCTCCAGTCTACTTGCTTTAGATCTCTCAGGCTTGGTCGTTCTTGATCTTTCTTGGAGTACCTCCAGGACTTGGCGGTGCTGGAGACAAATTATGAAG AAGGCCAAAAACTTAAAAGTTTTGATCCTAAAAGATTGTTGTTGGCTAGCTGAATCTCCAATTTCCCATGCACCTTTAAAATTAGAGAGACTAAACCTGGAACGTTGTTCTACATTAGCGGGTGTTGGCAGATCCATTGGCAAGCTAAGGAACTTAGTTTCTTTGAATATCAAGTTCTGCAGCTTTGTGCAAGAGTTGCCAGAAGATATAGGTTCCTTGGAAGCTTTGAAAGAGCTTTACATTGATGGAACTTCCATTAAAGCCATTGATTTCCCTGTGGGTTCTTATGGGAAGCTTGAAATTATGAGTGCTTGCAACTGTAAATCCTTGTCTCTATCCAATTCAATTGGTAATATGAAATCTCTTTCATACCTAGCATTGGACGACACTGAACTGAGTGAGCTCCCTTGTTCTATCGGATTGCTGAAGAATTTACAGACGTTATCACTGAGAAACTGTAGGGGCTTGTGGAAATTGCCAGATTCCATCGGAAGCCTGGAGGAGCTGCAAGTCATGGATCTTTCGGATGCAGTAATAGACGAACTACCTTCATCTGTCAAGtatttgagaaacttgaaagtaCTAAAGATGCCTCGCACTTTTATAAGAGAATTTCCTCGAGGCATTAAGAATCTAGAGAGCTTAGAAGAGATAGATTTCTCAGGCTGCAAAAGTTTGACAGGGGAATGCAACGTTACGGGATTAGCCTCTCTGAACGTCTTACTTCTAGTACATACTGATATTTCTCAATTGATTGTGACTATTTGCGGATACTCTAATCTCCAGAAACTCAGATTGGATGATGGTGttctcattttgaaaattgagactACCAAAGGGGCCCGGCATCAGTTCAACGGATGTGAGACTGCAACACAGTTTCAAGCGGACGGACATCACATCAGCATGCTGACGGTGAGTCAGACACTGAAGCAAGGTGGCAGTCAGACAGAAGCAAGAAAGTTATTGGTGGATGAGGTTTGGCTGTAA